ATGGTGGGGCCTTGGGTGGGTGCAGCACTTCTACTGCTCTTGCTGGTGGCTGGAGTGGTTTACTGGCGCCATGCTCGACCTCCTGCTCCTAGGGATCCTCGTCCACCACAGGAACTAAACTCATATGCAGAATCTTATGAGGTGTCCTCTACTTTATCCTCAGCTCACCATATGGCTATACAGGTAgacttgtgctctctctctctctctctctctctctctctctctctctctctctctctctctctctctctctctctctctctctctctctctctctctctctctctcttaacataaGTGATAAATAAATCCTTTAtagtcattttcattttcataaaaAGTaagttaatatattttttttcctttgtgctaTTCAGGTGCGAGTGGTGTGTAACTCAGGGCATGGCATGGTGGGCAATGGAGCAACACACCTTACCACTACACAGCTGCcaccccctcactcactccataGATGGCCTGGATCATCCACTGCTACCATGGACCTTCCACCCTCATATGAATCTCTCTTCCCACACGGGCCACCTTCCCCCAGGGGTTGCATGGCTGCCACTCCTGCAACCCCTGCATCTGCTGCCAGCCTGGacatcactgctactaccacttccTTGCTCTCCCTGGGTTCAAGTACAGGGGCTGCCTCACCAGGCCATAACTAccctcctgcttctgcttctactacCCAGACTTCAAATATTGTTATTCCTTTGAGTGCTATCTGTAGCTCTACACACTCTCCCAGCATAAACACAACTTCCACCACAGTTACCACAGCACCCTCCTCCCATCACAGCAGCATTACTACCAATAATGAAGCTGCATCCACTTCCAGTACTTTACCTGTATCATCTAGTTCTGCCTCTGTTGACCAAGTAGATGCCCCATCTGTAGAATTCACACCCCTTGTCCAACCAGAAGATTCAGCCATTTCTCCATCCAGCTTGTGTGGGGATCCTCTCCAACACTgtagcaccacacaccacacaccctgcccacctcctccaccataaAACAATATGGCTCCATCTAGTGCTGCTTCAAGGTTTGCCACAATCCTCTAATACTACATACTCCAGAATCCTTTCTGTTAGTCAAGTGATTCACTGGAGTTAATGTAAAGAAGCTTTAGTGCAGATTGTAgcaatgactgaaaaaaaaagtaattgatgTATCTGAAGagatgggagagatggagaaactgTGATGTAATGCGTATAAAgcagaaaatatatatgaagcaTAAATTAAGAGAACATAATGTTTAATGCAATAAAGGAAAACTATCTTGGATTGCAGTAGAGTAGATGTCCTGATGTCTTTTGTAAGGTTCTTGTATATGATATGTGGAGAAAATTGGAGCAGTTATGAAAGTGAGCTAAGTGTGTGGTGAAGAAACTGATTTGTTCTGAAGTAGTATAAAGGAAATACATCATATGGAGTTCtttaaatgaatatgaaaacttttCTAAAATCATGTGTGCTTAATCATGGGAATGTACAAAGTAATGTGTGAGCTTGCTAATCTTAGTAGCATGTGTGGACTAGCTCCAGATTTTGTCAAAATTATATTAAGTGGCTTGTTAGGTAAGGAGAATTCAATCTATTGAATTTGAAAATTTAGCAACCGGAAAAATTGCCATATAATTAAAAATTAAGTATATAATTGAATATTAGAGTTAGATACTTAAAGATCATTTATGGATAAATGTCctgacattctttttttttttttttttttttattcaggttTGAATTTAAAGTAATGAATATTAACAATTTGGCATATTTTCATAATTCATATAGATTTGGAATGTGAAATTAAATGTCTAAATTGAAAACCACAAGAAATAGAGCCTAAATATTttgatacatatatatttttgaatAAGATAACCCATGTTAGGTGGCACAGTGAATGCAAGAACTCCAAGTTTTACCAACCATTCCTGAATGAGGAAGTGGACAGTGttattaatgtatgtatataaaacaTGTAAGTGAAAACTAGCAGGTCTTGCCTAGCTAGTATGAGATTACAGAGGAAAGGTCTTTAATGTTagaaaaaagaagtgtgtgtgtgtgtgtgtaactgtcaAGGAAGAAAGATGTAAATGAATTAAAGTTTTTCAGAATGCTCTAAAAGGCAAGGAGTTGGagactaaaaaaatattttttgtaactaactattacttatttatgtttatatatatatatatatatatatatatatatatatatatatatatatatatatatatatatatatatatatatatatatatatatatatatatatatatatatatatatatatatatatatatatatatatatatatatatatatatatatatatatatatatatatatatatatatatatatatatatatatatatatatatatatatatatatatatatatatatatatatatatatatatatatatatatatatatatatatatatattatatatatatatatatatatatatatatatatatatatatatatatatatatatatatatatatatatatatatatatatatatatatatatatatatatatatatatatatatatatatatatatatatatatatatatatatattatatatgcatgtacatacatacatatgcatgCATAAGGGTATACATTCCTTTAGATATATTGATTTAGCACTTTTGTTAACATTAAGATTCATAAAGAATTATGTGATACTCCCTTTTCTACAggtgtatgtttttttgtgtgtgtatgtatgtatgatgagagaaaagattgTTTATTAGCGGTTTATATACAATATGTATACAGTATTTGTATTTagaacataacacacacacacacacacacacacacacatatatatatatatatatatatatatatatatatatatatatatatatatatatatatatatatatatatatatatatatatatatatatatatatatatatatatatatatatatatatatatttatttatattacatTCATTAGTGCAACTCATACATGTAAATTACTTCAAACATTATTAAATTCCTTGTGATCTTTTATAGACTGAGTGTAGTTTCCTTCCATACATCCTTAAATTTGGTTGACCATTTCCCATATCTATCTCTGTGTTCTCTCCCAGCAATGACATTAGGGGGTCAGAAACACCCTCAATACTCATAAGTAGTCCAACTTGCCTTCAAAGTCCATAGACACTAGTAGGAAATGTGCATTCCTAttcattatttgtgtttttataggAATCGGATAAACCTTTCTAACATCAATAAAACAGAATAATCATGTTTTTCCTGTAAATTCATGTCTGTTCATTGTTTGCTCATAATTTTCTCTAATATGTATTCTAGTGTTCTGTTGCATCATTTTGAAAGTAAGTTCTTTACACCCTTGTATTTCTATGTCTGTTTCTTTTATCCCATTAGTGATGGAGTTCCTTTTGTTGATAAGTCTTCTAcatctatttttgttatttttatttattattattattattattattattattattattattattattattattactgttattgttattattatggacatcatttatttactttttttttttataccatatcTTGTTTCTTCAGTATACCGTGCATCCTCATTGCATTTTTCTCCAGCATGATCCGTcttgtacattctctctctctctctctctctctctctctctctctctctctctctctctctctctctctctctctctctctctctctctctctcttatctggcGGCGTATTAGAGTTGCGGCGTGCCGTTGAATTAATGCAGCCCACCcttcagagtgtgtgtgagggattGAATGTTTATATTACATCTTGTTGAAAtgttttacataaaaaagaaaataagtagatgaatagatattagaaataaaataatatctaAGTATATCTATATAATAATATACATTATTATATAGATGTTACATAAGTCATTATAATTACATTTAAAAGGGAAAGTTAAAATTATTTAATGCCCATGAAAGggtgatggcaaaaaaataaataaataaatggaagcgTAGAAAGCTACACGAATCATGGCCATGACTGTCTCTATGTAGCAGCTCGTTGCTACTGGACACGTGTTCTCAGATGTGATTCTGTCCCTAACTAACAACAATGATGTTTAACCGGTCATCAAATGCAGTTGAATGATAAAAGGTTTTGACTGCATCATTTGTATAGGGGCTCCAATTGCCATTCTACTTTCTCAACAACTTTAGTTGAAAAGATTATCGCTGCAGTGGCAAAGGCAGCAAGTACTGCGTACAATGATGTGGTAGAGACTTGTATCCCCTTCCCGCATCAGCATTGGTAAcattaatagttgtagtagtagtagtagtaacagtagcagcagttgtagtagtagtagtagttgttgttgttgttgctgctgctgctgctgctactgctgttgttgttgttgttgttgttgttgttgttgttgttgtagcagcagcagcaatagtggcAATAATCGTTAAGGAAATACATGACAAATTAGTCAAAAGTACATGTATGAAGTAAACAGTCACGCAGAATCAGAGATCATAATGATTAACTTcacagaaacaacaaaaagtaTCGCTTGAAAATTAAtcatatttcattgttttaaaatTAAAACTTTAGATAAACACTGAGTTAGTCTGGGAATTGGTCGGGACTCGGGATAAATTAAGATTGGATTCTATCTCCCTCGATTTTCTGACACTCTTTTCCAACCTAGGCATGCCATACTGTGCAAATCTACATCTACTTCTGGTTCTTATAGGTAGATAACTATTTTTCATAATTAGTCATGGTTACTGCAGATACACCACTGAATGTTTCATGTGTGGTATTGTATCATTAATGTGGAAGATAAAAGACACAGTATTTCAAGACAAGCTTCAAATGTAACCTACCACATCTTTATGCTAAAACCTTGCGCTTTACATGATATTATTGTGCACgatcaagataaagaaaagatcattcttacttaacctaacattaTCTGCCAACA
Above is a window of Portunus trituberculatus isolate SZX2019 chromosome 43, ASM1759143v1, whole genome shotgun sequence DNA encoding:
- the LOC123518296 gene encoding uncharacterized protein LOC123518296, translated to MTNTWTVWGLLLSLAAPSFTYKISTLDAMEVCNETIYLGAGLNSAAILTLTSKSYYDYTPMHCYIRFVASMHPWSGLTGVLEDIDLRRFDDPSRHHHPENDCVDYIIIRDQTDLPQGRQCGSWSVGVRDELSPLGPKRALVGYCPTHSTTSSSGSQRCGVSTEIHVEVSVGERDNLPLWSNVKWERHRGFRLVITAYGHSYGESKCADGLRSCGLIDHQKEMCVHESLWCDHHINCGQPHNLDEMSCFSSYVTMEGLVPVMVGPWVGAALLLLLLVAGVVYWRHARPPAPRDPRPPQELNSYAESYEVSSTLSSAHHMAIQVRVVCNSGHGMVGNGATHLTTTQLPPPHSLHRWPGSSTATMDLPPSYESLFPHGPPSPRGCMAATPATPASAASLDITATTTSLLSLGSSTGAASPGHNYPPASASTTQTSNIVIPLSAICSSTHSPSINTTSTTVTTAPSSHHSSITTNNEAASTSSTLPVSSSSASVDQVDAPSVEFTPLVQPEDSAISPSSLCGDPLQHCSTTHHTPCPPPPP